A stretch of Lysobacter sp. K5869 DNA encodes these proteins:
- a CDS encoding bis-aminopropyl spermidine synthase family protein gives MAREINLKDAINAVSDVVQNRPRPLREFDQIYMKTGDMVMQSELVARWAKDKRLAFIGDGDAISVCVALLKAREIFDEGPSHITVFDFDERICGAITRIADHEQMTNLESRLYNCADAFPEDMIGQFDCFYTNPPWGASNAGESVKVFMERGFEATGNSGEGLVVIADDHELEWPQHVLAQVQKFALERDQFVQKMHSKMHLYHLDDNPNLRSCNLFFKALPMERPSVVSKGLEKERLDNFYGQGQPLTIRYVRERKRVDYGKAHDEEYAIEPMEV, from the coding sequence ATGGCACGTGAGATCAACCTGAAAGACGCGATCAATGCTGTATCCGACGTGGTTCAGAACCGTCCACGCCCGCTGCGCGAATTCGACCAGATCTACATGAAGACTGGCGACATGGTCATGCAGAGCGAACTGGTAGCTCGTTGGGCAAAGGACAAGCGACTTGCGTTTATCGGCGATGGCGATGCAATCAGTGTCTGCGTGGCATTGCTAAAAGCCAGGGAAATATTTGATGAAGGTCCATCTCACATCACCGTATTCGACTTCGACGAGCGAATCTGCGGCGCGATCACTCGCATAGCTGACCACGAGCAGATGACCAACTTAGAATCACGCTTGTACAACTGCGCCGATGCGTTCCCAGAAGACATGATCGGGCAGTTCGACTGCTTTTATACTAATCCACCATGGGGCGCGAGCAACGCAGGAGAGAGCGTTAAGGTCTTCATGGAACGAGGATTTGAAGCGACCGGCAACAGCGGCGAGGGCCTGGTCGTTATCGCGGACGATCATGAGCTTGAATGGCCACAGCATGTACTGGCTCAGGTCCAGAAATTCGCACTCGAAAGGGACCAGTTTGTTCAGAAGATGCATTCGAAGATGCATCTTTACCATTTGGACGACAACCCAAACCTGCGCTCATGCAATCTATTCTTTAAAGCTCTCCCGATGGAACGACCGTCCGTCGTGAGCAAGGGACTCGAGAAGGAGCGACTGGACAACTTCTATGGACAGGGCCAGCCGCTGACCATTAGATACGTGCGCGAACGAAAACGCGTGGACTATGGCAAGGCGCATGACGAGGAATACGCCATCGAACCCATGGAGGTATGA
- a CDS encoding Imm57 family immunity protein, translated as MKNLTLMCAFFLAMPFAVAAKGDKQGPGGSPAAPREVREIKMADQAVLETLALSVSPSTMYRCSKSAATCSGPNKASLGLALLAARNSKASLEALAQLVRYQLDGEISEDFTCHISEKGKAVAPYLINLNPERLLRRCVDDLGKFKTNSGLDIPSGEVCSDVKTISEKKGELIEMINSRSKCANEDF; from the coding sequence ATGAAAAATTTAACCTTGATGTGTGCATTTTTCCTGGCCATGCCCTTCGCTGTGGCGGCCAAGGGCGATAAGCAAGGGCCAGGCGGAAGCCCTGCAGCGCCGAGGGAGGTGCGCGAGATAAAAATGGCGGATCAGGCCGTGTTGGAGACGCTTGCGCTTTCGGTCAGCCCAAGCACCATGTATCGATGCTCAAAGAGCGCGGCTACCTGCTCTGGACCAAACAAGGCATCGCTTGGGCTCGCATTGTTGGCTGCCAGGAACTCCAAGGCCTCGCTCGAAGCCCTTGCTCAACTCGTTCGTTATCAGCTCGACGGCGAAATTTCTGAGGATTTCACTTGCCATATCTCGGAGAAGGGAAAGGCAGTGGCCCCGTACCTTATCAACCTCAATCCTGAGCGATTGCTTCGTCGTTGCGTTGATGACTTAGGAAAATTCAAGACGAACAGCGGGCTAGATATCCCTTCGGGCGAAGTTTGTTCGGATGTCAAAACCATCTCCGAGAAGAAGGGTGAGCTGATTGAGATGATTAATAGCAGATCGAAATGCGCTAACGAGGACTTCTGA
- a CDS encoding ImmA/IrrE family metallo-endopeptidase yields the protein MESAAEFKARLIRRTGLSPDAVAAAWPEWWSKDAESSASANAELRFSLARKLGLDPRSLLNGEDEPRFIWEDTARFKGFTGNGKGERSAIASFGTALSRMLLEAVPPNQGLQAMSAAELRAALLANGPHVGLRELLSFAWAFGIPVIHLRVYPLSAKRMSAMSIRVGDRYAIMLARDAVYPAPVAFYLAHELGHILLGHLAAGTAIVDMELLQDAVAEKDAEEVEADAFALELLTGRPRPELVVQGEGRGARQLAREAMRVGSIEHIEPGTVAMAFGHSTGAWPTAMSSLTHIYDRAIDVWRVVNQLATRQLVWRELQDESQSFLRAVMGGAHG from the coding sequence GTGGAAAGTGCAGCCGAATTCAAAGCACGGTTGATTCGACGGACTGGCCTCAGTCCTGATGCCGTGGCCGCGGCTTGGCCGGAATGGTGGAGCAAGGACGCCGAATCCTCCGCCTCTGCCAACGCCGAGCTACGCTTTTCGCTAGCGCGTAAGCTTGGGTTGGATCCGCGATCGCTCTTAAATGGCGAGGATGAACCGCGATTCATCTGGGAGGATACCGCTCGATTCAAGGGGTTTACAGGGAACGGAAAGGGAGAACGATCAGCGATCGCTTCTTTCGGCACCGCATTATCACGAATGCTTCTAGAGGCGGTGCCGCCGAATCAGGGTCTGCAAGCGATGTCGGCAGCAGAGTTGCGGGCCGCCCTGCTTGCTAACGGTCCACACGTCGGACTTCGAGAACTGTTATCGTTTGCTTGGGCATTCGGCATACCCGTCATCCATCTACGTGTCTATCCGCTGAGCGCCAAACGCATGAGTGCGATGAGCATCCGCGTCGGTGATCGTTACGCGATCATGCTGGCGCGAGATGCGGTGTACCCCGCCCCTGTAGCCTTTTATCTCGCTCATGAGCTTGGTCACATCCTGCTCGGGCACCTCGCTGCAGGTACGGCCATAGTGGATATGGAACTGCTACAGGATGCGGTGGCTGAAAAAGATGCTGAGGAAGTGGAAGCTGACGCATTCGCGCTGGAATTGTTGACTGGGCGACCCAGGCCTGAGTTAGTTGTCCAGGGGGAGGGGCGAGGAGCGCGGCAACTTGCAAGAGAAGCGATGCGCGTCGGTTCAATAGAGCATATCGAGCCGGGTACCGTTGCTATGGCCTTCGGTCATTCGACCGGCGCTTGGCCAACAGCTATGTCTTCCCTCACCCATATCTATGATCGGGCGATCGACGTCTGGCGTGTGGTCAATCAGCTCGCCACTAGGCAGTTGGTCTGGAGGGAGCTGCAGGATGAATCGCAGAGCTTCTTGCGTGCTGTGATGGGAGGCGCGCATGGCTAA
- a CDS encoding ATP-binding protein, whose product MGKVIYVTGAPATGKSTLCRTLSADPAIHSFCYSERLRDHVNRQAGIALDEADIRRQSAQVVTSKHVDEVDDLLQAEAESCRKSGGNLLIDSHPVTKENYGFRVTPFKLQRLLDLKIDYFICLYADPKVMAQRIELDAQGRPLPSDFELAVHVNLQASVVATYSVLSGRPCHLVDSSVDRMQLVQRVRALAGLI is encoded by the coding sequence ATGGGGAAAGTGATTTATGTAACCGGAGCACCTGCGACCGGTAAGTCGACCTTGTGCCGCACTCTAAGTGCCGATCCAGCTATCCACTCGTTCTGCTACAGCGAACGATTACGAGACCACGTCAATCGTCAGGCGGGCATCGCTCTGGATGAGGCCGACATTCGTAGGCAATCAGCCCAGGTTGTTACATCGAAACACGTCGATGAAGTCGACGACTTGTTACAGGCCGAAGCCGAATCCTGCCGCAAGTCCGGCGGAAACCTGCTGATCGACAGCCATCCTGTGACCAAAGAGAACTACGGATTCCGCGTCACGCCCTTCAAGCTTCAGCGATTGCTTGATCTCAAGATTGACTACTTCATCTGCCTGTACGCAGATCCCAAAGTGATGGCGCAACGCATAGAGCTTGACGCCCAGGGACGCCCCCTCCCAAGCGATTTCGAATTGGCCGTACACGTCAACTTACAGGCGTCAGTGGTGGCTACTTATTCAGTCCTCTCTGGCCGGCCATGCCACCTTGTGGATAGCAGCGTCGATCGCATGCAACTGGTGCAACGGGTAAGAGCTCTCGCCGGTCTGATCTAG
- the rpoH gene encoding RNA polymerase sigma factor RpoH yields the protein MTSIAQSSALITNNLPVPSALGSLDAYIGAVHQIPVLTVEDEQALARRFRDEEDLDAARELIHSHLRFVVHVARGYNGYGLQIGDLIQEGNIGLMKAVKRFDPEQGVRLVSFAVHWIRAEMHEFILKNWRIVKVATTKAQRKLFFNLRKSKTRLGWMNAEEVRQVAQDLNVSEREVLEMESRLSGRDIGFDAPSDEDDDHAPPSPAAYLRAAEEDPSQSYEREDEEDNQLALLREGMAGLDARSRDIIKRRWLDADSKVTLQELADEYGVSAERIRQIEANALKKMRGLFAA from the coding sequence ATGACCTCTATCGCCCAATCCTCCGCTCTTATCACCAACAACCTGCCTGTGCCCAGCGCGCTCGGTTCGCTGGATGCATATATCGGCGCGGTGCACCAAATCCCGGTGCTGACCGTCGAAGACGAGCAGGCGTTGGCCCGCCGGTTCCGCGACGAGGAAGACCTCGACGCGGCCCGCGAACTCATCCATTCCCATCTGCGCTTCGTGGTCCACGTGGCCCGCGGCTACAACGGCTACGGCCTGCAGATCGGCGACCTCATCCAGGAAGGCAACATCGGCCTGATGAAGGCGGTCAAGCGCTTCGACCCCGAACAGGGCGTGCGCCTGGTCTCCTTCGCGGTGCACTGGATCCGCGCCGAGATGCACGAGTTCATCCTCAAGAACTGGCGCATCGTCAAGGTCGCCACGACCAAGGCGCAGCGCAAGCTGTTCTTCAACCTGCGCAAGTCCAAGACCCGCCTGGGCTGGATGAACGCCGAGGAAGTGCGTCAGGTCGCTCAGGACCTCAACGTCTCCGAACGCGAAGTGCTGGAAATGGAATCGCGCCTGTCCGGCCGCGACATCGGTTTCGACGCGCCCAGCGACGAAGACGACGACCACGCGCCGCCGTCGCCGGCCGCCTACCTGCGCGCCGCCGAGGAAGACCCCTCGCAGAGCTACGAGCGTGAGGACGAGGAAGACAACCAGCTCGCGCTGCTGCGCGAGGGCATGGCCGGCTTGGATGCGCGTTCGCGCGACATCATCAAGCGCCGTTGGCTCGACGCCGACAGCAAGGTCACGCTGCAGGAACTGGCCGACGAGTACGGCGTCAGCGCCGAGCGCATCCGCCAGATCGAAGCCAACGCGCTGAAGAAGATGCGCGGCCTGTTCGCGGCTTAA